The Polaribacter sp. Q13 sequence CAAATGAAATTATAGATGCAGATATTACGTTAGAAGAAGAAGGTGTTTTGTTTAATGTTGGTCTAAATTTAGAACAACCTTATTCTATTATTAACACGTTTATTAATGCACATGAAAATGCAAGAAGTTCTAGAGATTTAATTTCTACAGAATTATTTGAAGGGATCAATAGAATTAATCATAATCTAAAAGACTATCCAATAGAGAAATTTGTAAAAAGTGGTTTGTATGAGTTTACTACCATGGTTACACAATCTACTGCAGAGGTTAGGAGTAAAATTAAAGGAACACTTTTGCACGACGAGGTCTACGCAATTATTATGTTAGGTGTTAATTTAGAAAGAGCTATACAGGTGTCTAGAATAATAAATTCTAAATTAAGTGATGCAGCTGCGGCTAAAGTAATTTATGGTGATGATTCTGATGGTAGTTACCAATGGTCTACGCTCTTGAAATGTGTATCTACTTATGATATGATGCGTCGTTTTTATAAAAAAACACCTTCTAGAAAATCGTCTTTAGAGTTTATTATTTTAAATGAAGAATGTCCAAGATCTATAAAAAATTGTTTAACTCAAATTTATAAATACATTTGTATAATTTCTAAAAATAGAGAAATCAAGAATGATTCTGCAGCATTTTTAATTGGAAAAATGAAATCTGATTTTGAGTATAAATTAATTACTGACATTGAAGATGATATGGAAGTCTTTATTGCAGACTTAATAGAAAAATTAGTTTTAATTGCAGAAAAACTTGAAGATAATTATTTTGATATTTCAGATAGCATTGCAGCAATAGAGGAAGTAGTTAAGGAAAAACCTAAAACTAAATTACAAAAGCAAAAACAATAAATTTAGATATAATTATTTAATTCAAATAGAAAGACCTTAAAGAATTTAAATTCTTTAAGGTCTTTCTATTTGGTATTATGTTCTTCTGAGCAAACAAAGTTTTTTACATCAATTGAATATTAAAATAACTTTGAAAGGATTAAGATTGAGTTTGAGACTGAGACTGAGATTGAGTTAAATTTGTTTTAGCTGGTCTTAAATCTACAGAAACATCCATTGTATTTTTACCAGTACTGTAAATAACTCCTTTTAAAGGAGGAACATCGTAGTAATCTCTACCATGAGCAACCACAATATGTTGGTTTTTTGGTATTTGATTGTTGGTAGGGTCAAAATCTACCCACCCTAAAGTTGGTATAAAGACAGAAAACCAAGCATGTGAAGCATCTGTACCAATCAACTTTTCTTTTCCTTCTGGGGCTAAAGTTTCTATGTATCCACTTACATATCTTGCAGGTAATCCCATAGATCTTACACAAGCAATAGCAATTTGAGCAAAATCTTGACAAACCCCTTTTTTCTCTTTCATTACCTCTTTTAAAGGTGTTGCAATGTTTGTAAAACCAGAAACAAAATCGAAATCTGTAAAAATACGTTCCATTAATTCATATGAAGCGTCATACAAAGATCTTTCTGGCTTAAAAGAAACCAAAGCGTATTCTTTAATTACAGCACTCATATCAAAAATTAAGGGAGAACCTAAAACAAATTGTCTTGCTTCAATGATGTCTGGTTGTATTCCTTTTAATAATTTTAAAGCTTCCTCAATAGTAACTTTTTTTCCTTCAATTAAATTTTCACCCTCTATTTGCAAGTTATAGTCTCTAGAAACTTTACTACGCGCAATTACAATTAATTCATCATGATTTTGCTGAATAGAAAAACGAGTAACTGTGTTTCCAAAGAAATCGAGTCTTTCTGAAATATCTGTAGGTGTAGGTGTTATTTCTAATGAATATTCTAAAACCGTTTGTCCTTTAAAAGTTTTAGGTTTTAAAGTGGTTAAATTATGACAAAAAGAAGCTCCATTTTCATAACTATATTTTGTTTTATGCCAAAGATCAAAAATCATATTAATTAGAAATTTTTCTATCTACCAACTGTTTCTGTTGCTGAGAATGGTTAAAGTAAGTGTCTGAAACGGACAAAGAAGTTAAGTGTAATAAATCGCTTAAATCTGATAATAAAGTATCTAAATTCTTACGCATATTAGACTCTTTATCTATCTCTAATATTTTTTCTAGTGATAGGCTTTGAATCTTATTAAATACAGTGTCAATATTTTTTTGACAATTAGTCATTTCTAAATTTGTATCTCCTTTGGGTAATCTATCAATATCTTTTTTAATTCTTTGTATTTGATACATTAAAGACCTAGAATATTCTTTATCTAAAAGTAATAATTTTAATACGTTTTCTATACTTAAATAAGACTTGTAGCTATATCTGTAAATATTTAAACTTTCATGACTGTTTAAAAGAGATTCTAAAATTTCATATTCTAAGTCCTCATTATAATTAACAATAATTAAAGACCTAAATTTTTCTATGGTCATAGATGCTTGTTCTATTTGCAAACCAATAAAGTAGAGTAGTAGTCCTTGTCTTACTAAAATACTTTCTTCTGATAATGCCATAAAAGCTATTAATCTGGTTATAATTTTATCAAAGAATTTTGATAATGTAGTAACCGAATAATTCTCTTCTTCTTTTAGTTTTGTTAATTGTTTTTGAATACCATCAAAAACACGCCACATATCTTTAGACCACAGATTTCTTAAAGAATAATAAGAATTGTTAAAACTTTGCATAGACTGAGCAAACCCTCCAATTCTTTGATTATCTATAGTAAGTGCTTTAATTTCTTTTATTGGATTTTTTAGGGCTTCTTCTTCATTTTCTCCAGTAAAACCAGGAAAGGTAGAAGTTATATTTGTGATTGATTGAAATAATATTTTTAAACTTTCTGACTCCGATTTTCTATCGTCATGGTATTGTACGTGGGTCATTTGGTTTAGAACCATACGTAAATACCTAGCTGTAAATAAAGTCCTTCCTAAATACCTACCAGACCAATATAGGTTTTCGGCGGTATTACTTGGTACATCATTTATGCTTTCTGCCTGATTAGAAAAACTTTTGTTCCAGGAATAGTTTTGTAAGTAATTTTGTTTTTTATCACTTACAATCCAAAAATCTTTACTAGTTCCTCCTCGTTGGTTAGAAACAAATAATTCTTCTCGTTCAGTTGCAACTCTAACCAAACCACCTGGCATTACGCTGTAACCATTATCTTTTGCAATAGAAAAAGTTCTACACAAAATTTTACGAGGTTCTAATTTGTCTTCCACAAAATTAGGTGCTGTAGAAAAAGATATTTTTTCTTGTGCCACAAATCTATTTGGGTTTTCTAAAATCTCTTCTTTTAACGCTTTGAGTTCATCTTTACTTAAAAATTCGCAGAAATAAATATGTTCTCTATGAGATCTGTCTATTCTTTTAACCACATAAGAAGCTAAATCTTCTAAAACATGTTTTCTTTCTTTTTCTTGACCGCACCACCAAGAAGCTATTTGAGGTAGAATTAATTTTTCATTCAAGAAAAACTTACAAATATTTTCCATAAATGGGATAAGTGCAGGATTCTCTAAAACACCACTTCCAATAGGGTTTACAATAGCAACATTTTGTAAACGTACCACTTCTAATAAACCAGCAACCCCTAAATAAGAATCTTCTCTTAATTCTAGAGGATCCATAAAACTGTCATCTACACGTCTTAGAATAACATCTACTTGTTTTAAACCTTTTAAAGATTTTAACCAAACTTTTCCATGTCTTACCACTAAATCATTTCCTTTTACTAAAGGATGACCTAAAAATGAAGATAAAAAAGAATGCTCAAAATAAGTTTCATTATGAGGCCCTGGCGTTAAGATAACCACCATTGGGTTTTCTTTGTTAGAGGGCGTTACATTTAATAATAACTTATTAAAATCATTAAAAAAAGTAGAGGGTTGCCTTACATTTATATTATCAAATACTTCTGGGATAATTTTACTTGTAGAAAATCTATTTTCTAAAGCATATCCCATACCAGAAGGCGCTTGTGTTCTGTCATTTACAACCCACATTCTACCATCTTTTCCTCTAGCCAAATCAACTGCATGTACATGCAGTCGTTTAGCAGTTTTATAGTCTATTTGATCACAAGAACGTAAAAATCCTCGGTGTGCATAAATTACTTCTGGCGGTATAATACCGTTTTTAAGCAATTCGCGTTTCCCATATAAATCTTTTAAAATAAGATTTAAAATTTCAGATCTTTGTTGAATTCCTTTCTCAACTTCACTCCATTCATTTTGATGAATAATAAAGGGAACAACGTTTAAATTCCAAGGTCTATTTAATCCTTTAGGATCATTATATACATTGTAGGTAACGCCATTTTCTGCTAATAGCCAATCTATATCAGCTTGTTTAGAAGCTAATTTTTTGGGTCCAATTTTTTGTAAATTGGCTAATAAAACTTTCCAATCTGATTTGTCTTCCATCTTAGAAATTAATAATTCATCATATTTACTTTTATTTAAAAAATAATCATTTAAAATTGACTTCTCAATTGTTTTTTCAACTATCATCATAATTCACACTACATATAAAAACTCCTTACTTTACTTTTTTCTTAAATCTAAAGTATAAGGAAATTCAAAATTTACAGGAAGCTCTTTAAACTTAAATCGTTTAGAGCTACTGTTTGGTTCTACACTTCTATCTGGCGTTTCTGTATTAGGATTGATACTTTCAATAGGATCTATTTCCCCTTGTGTATGTCCAAATTCCCAGAAACGGTTAATTCTTCTCGATTCTGCTTCATAACTATTTACCGGATATTCATCATAAGATCTACCTCCTGGATGCGCAACAAAATAAGTACAACCTCCAATAGAACGCTTGTTCCAAGTATCTACAATATCAAATACCAACGGTGTATCTACGGGAATTGTTGGGTGTAAAGCAGAAAACGGATCCCAAGCTTTATAACGCACACCTGCTACATATTCTCCATGTACACCAGTACTATTTAATTGTACTTTAACACCGTTACAACTTAATACAAAACGGTCTTCATTAAAATGAGAAACTTTAACTTGTAATCTTTCTAAAGAAGAGTCTACATATCTAGCAGTTCCTCCACCAGTCATTTCTTCACCTAAAACATTCCAAGGCTCAATACCTGCTCTTAATTCTAAATGAATGTTATTAATGTCTACCATCCCATGAAGTGGGAATCTAAACTCGAAAAATGGATCGAACCAATCTTCTTTAAAATCGTAACCAGCTTTATTTAATTGATCTACGATGTCTTTAATATCTTCTCTAACATAATGCTCTATTAAAAACTTGTCATGTAATTCTGTTCCCCAACGAACTAAATTGTGCTCGTAAGGTTTTTTCCAGAACCAAGCTACTAAAGTTCTTACTAATAACATTTGTACCAAACTCATTTTTGGGTGAGGAGGCATATCAAAACCACGTAATTCTAAAATACCTAATCTTCCTGTAGAAGAATCTGGAGAATACAATTTATCAATACAAAATTCTGCTCTGTGTGTATTTCCTGTTAAATCGGTTAATAAATGTCTAAACAATCTATCTGTTAACCAAAAAGGTACTTCACCATCCTTCGGAATTTGATTAAAGGCAATTTCTAATTCGTATAAATTATCTAAACGGGCTTCATCTATTCTTGGCGCCTGACTTGTAGGTCCTACAAAAGAACCAGAAAACAAGTACGTTAAACCTGGGTGATGTTGCCAGAAAGTTAATAAACTACGTAACAAACTTGGTTTACGTAATAAAGGACTATCTGCCGGACTTGTACCTCCTAAAGTTACATGGTTTCCACCACCAGTTCCGGTGTGTTTTCCATCTAACATAAACTTCTCAGTTCCTAATCTTGCTTTTTTAGCTTCATCATAGAAAGTAAAAGTGTTTTTACATAAGTCTTTCCAATTGGTAACCGGATGCACATTTACTTCAATAACTGCAGGGTCTGGTGTTATTTTTAGAGATTCTAATCTGTTATCATGTGGTGGTTCGTAACCTTCCATTATAACAGGTACATTTAACTCTCTTGCCGTAAGTTCTATAGAGGCTATTAAATCTAAAAACATTTCTGCCGTTTCTAAAGGAGGTAGAAATAAATATAATTTTTGGTCTCTAATTTCTGCACAAAGTGCGGTACGAACAAAATAATTAGGTCGATTTAATTCTAATCCATAATATAAAAATTCTTGATATCTTTTCTTAACAATATTTTTAAAACTTGGTAAGCGTTTCTTTTTAGAAAACAAGTCTGGTTCATGAATAGGAAAAATCTCATGTTCTGGTTTTTCCATTAACGAATCTAAAGGCAACCTTAATCCCATAGGGGAGTTCCCTGGAGTTAAAAAGATGTGTTGTCTTCTAAAAGTCCAAGCGCTACTAAACCACTTGTCTTCCGTTTTATTTAAAGGTAGTAAATGACCAACAGGTGTTGATGCGCCTTTTTCATAAATTTCATGTAATTTTTTACGCGCTAAAGAACCGTCTTTATCCTTTGCAGGATCTATATCTATCGGTAAATTACCTTGTTCCCATAAATGATAAAATGGGTCTTCGTAACTAGGAAGAATATGTTCTGTAGAAACACGTAAATACTTAGAAAGTGTTTCTAAAAATAATTTATCAGAATTTTCTGGAACAATAGGATTATCAGCATAGCTGGATAAAAACTTTTTATTGTACCAAATAGGTCTACCATCTTTACGCCAGCAAATTTCTATTTGCCATCTTGGTAAAGGTTCTCCAGGATACCATTTTCCTTGTGCATGATGTAAAACAGCTCCGTTACCAAATTTGTCATACAAACCTTTGGTTAAATCACCTGCTAGTTTTCTTTTATTTGGTCCATCTGCCGTAGTATTCCACTCCGGAGATTCTAAATCATCAATAGAAATAAAGGTAGGTTCTCCACCCATTGTTAAACGAACATCTCCTTTTTCGAGTTGTTTTTCTACTTTATTCCCAAGTTTGTAAACAGCGTCCCATTGTTCTTCTGTGTACGGTTTAGTAACTCTTGGCGATTCTAGAATTCTAGTAACTTTGTTTTCAAAGAAGAATTCTGTTTCACATTTATCAGTCATTCCAGAAACGGGTGCTGCACTTTCAAAAGAAGGTGTACACGCTAACGGAATATGACCTTCACTAGCTAAAAGACCAGAAGTGGCATCAAAACCAATCCACCCAGCACCAGGTAAATATACTTCTGCCCAAGCATGTAGATCTGTAAAATCTTCTTCAGGACCAGAAGGACCGTCTAAAGATTTTTCATCGGATTTTAATTGAACTAAATACCCAGAAACAAAACGAGCTCCAAAACCTAAATGACGCAATGTTTGTACAAATAACCAAGCATAATCTCTACAAGACCCGTTTTTCTGATTCAAAGTTTCTTCACAAGTTTGAACACCAGGATCCATTCTTATGTTATAATTTAAAAACTCATATATTTTCTGATTGATATCAATTAAAAAATAAATGGTTTTTCTTGGCGTATAATCTATGGTTTTTATAAATTCTTCTAATAACTTGCCTTTATCTGTAATTTCTAAATAAGGTTGTAATTCTTTTTTTACAGTGTCTGTATACACAAAAGGATATTCTTCTGCATATTCTTCTATAAAGAAATCGAAAGGGTTTATCGTTTTAAGATCTGCTATAATTTCAACATCAATAGACATCTCATCCGTTTTTTCAGGAAAAACCAAACGCGCTACATAATTTCCAAAAGGATCTTGTTGCCAATTAAAAAATTGTTCTTCTGGCGTAATTTTAATAGAATAAGATTCTATAGGAGTTCTTGAGTGTGGTGCAGGTCTTAACCTAAAAATATGAGGAGATAATGATACTTTTCTATCATATTTATAAGTTGTCTTGTGAGAAATTACGATTTTTAATGCCATATATACATTTATGTTATGAGTGCAAATTACTGATTAACCTATCTAAATAAAGCTAAAAAAAACGCCGACAAATTTAAGTATTTATTATTCTAAATAACTTAAATTTTATAACAAAAAAAGGATTTAAAATAACATCATTCTTAAATAATGATTTTATTTTAAATTTCGTTTTCTTTAGTTTTTAATTTTTATAAATTTAGTAATAAAACTACAGATTACCTTCGTTAATTAAGATATAATATTGGATTTTATTGATATTATAATAATACTTTCATATAAATAATATTAAAATGATAATTTTATTAAATAAAGCTAAAAAGTAGATTTAAAATAAATTGCAGTTGTTTTTTTAAAAATCATTATTTTAAAACTAAAAACTTTTAATGATAGCATGTAAATTGTACACTATTGTAAGTACATAATTCAGAATTACTTTCAATGTAATAAGATTATAAAGTATAAATATCAAACTCTTTCTTCATTTTAATCACCTAATAATAATTTTCTACCTCTTATAAATAATTTAAGTAAAATACTAATGTTATTTTCTCAATTTTTAAAAAAATTATAGGATTGATATTATTATTCTTAGTAATTCTTGCAGATAAATTATTTAACAAAATCATTGAATTTACAAGTATTTATTTAAAAAAAAAGTTTAGAATTTCGTAAAAGTCTATGAACATGACATCTATCATATATTAAAAACGATATGTATGCTAAATTTGGTACAAATTAAATATCGAATTTATGAATATTTCACATATAGAGCATTTAGGTATTGCTGTAGAAAATTTAGAGGAATCAATAAAATATTACGAAGAAGTTTTAGGATTGAAGTGTTATTCTATTGAAGAGGTTGTCGATCAAAAAGTGAAGACAGCCTTTTTTTTGGTAGGTGGTACAAAAATAGAACTACTAGAAAGTACTTCTCCAGATGGACCTATTGGTAAGTTTATTGAAAAAAAGGGACAAGGTATTCATCATATTGCTTTTGCAGTACCAAATGCTACAGAGGCATTAAAAACAGCAGAAGAACGCGGTGTAAGACTTGTTGATAAAGTTTCTAGGAAAGGTGCTGAAGGACTAAATATAGGTTTCTTGCATCCAAAATCTACATTAGGAGTACTTACAGAACTTTGTTCTAAAGAATAATTTACAGCTAAAATATACACATTAAAATGGCAAACCAAGATAAAATTAATGAGCTCATAGAGAAAAGAGCAAAAGCAAAATTAGGTGGAGGAGAGAAACGTATCGATTCTCAACACGCCAAAGGTAAATTAACAGCGCGTGAGCGTATCGATATTCTTTTAGACGAAGATAGTTTTGAAGAGTTTGATATGTTTGTAACCCATAGAACAAAATCTTTTGGATTGGATAAACAAATTTATCTTTCTGATGGTGTGGTTACAGGTCATGGTACAATAGACGGAAGAATTGTTTATGTGTTCGCACAAGATTTTACCGTATTTGGAGGTTCGTTATCTGAAACTTATGCATTAAAGATATGTAAGGTGATGGATATGGCAATGAAAATTGGAGTTCCCGTAATTGGATTAAATGATTCTGGTGGAGCACGTATACAAGAAGGAGTAAGATCTTTAGCGGGTTATGCTGAGATTTTTCAAAGAAATATTATGGCTTCTGGTGTAATTCCTCAAATTTCTTCAATTTTAGGACCTTGTG is a genomic window containing:
- a CDS encoding alpha-E domain-containing protein → MLARVANNLFWMGRYIERSEHLARFLSVNYFSSLDAPDELSQSRQFVLRSAMYMSANEIIDADITLEEEGVLFNVGLNLEQPYSIINTFINAHENARSSRDLISTELFEGINRINHNLKDYPIEKFVKSGLYEFTTMVTQSTAEVRSKIKGTLLHDEVYAIIMLGVNLERAIQVSRIINSKLSDAAAAKVIYGDDSDGSYQWSTLLKCVSTYDMMRRFYKKTPSRKSSLEFIILNEECPRSIKNCLTQIYKYICIISKNREIKNDSAAFLIGKMKSDFEYKLITDIEDDMEVFIADLIEKLVLIAEKLEDNYFDISDSIAAIEEVVKEKPKTKLQKQKQ
- a CDS encoding transglutaminase family protein — encoded protein: MIFDLWHKTKYSYENGASFCHNLTTLKPKTFKGQTVLEYSLEITPTPTDISERLDFFGNTVTRFSIQQNHDELIVIARSKVSRDYNLQIEGENLIEGKKVTIEEALKLLKGIQPDIIEARQFVLGSPLIFDMSAVIKEYALVSFKPERSLYDASYELMERIFTDFDFVSGFTNIATPLKEVMKEKKGVCQDFAQIAIACVRSMGLPARYVSGYIETLAPEGKEKLIGTDASHAWFSVFIPTLGWVDFDPTNNQIPKNQHIVVAHGRDYYDVPPLKGVIYSTGKNTMDVSVDLRPAKTNLTQSQSQSQTQS
- a CDS encoding circularly permuted type 2 ATP-grasp protein produces the protein MMIVEKTIEKSILNDYFLNKSKYDELLISKMEDKSDWKVLLANLQKIGPKKLASKQADIDWLLAENGVTYNVYNDPKGLNRPWNLNVVPFIIHQNEWSEVEKGIQQRSEILNLILKDLYGKRELLKNGIIPPEVIYAHRGFLRSCDQIDYKTAKRLHVHAVDLARGKDGRMWVVNDRTQAPSGMGYALENRFSTSKIIPEVFDNINVRQPSTFFNDFNKLLLNVTPSNKENPMVVILTPGPHNETYFEHSFLSSFLGHPLVKGNDLVVRHGKVWLKSLKGLKQVDVILRRVDDSFMDPLELREDSYLGVAGLLEVVRLQNVAIVNPIGSGVLENPALIPFMENICKFFLNEKLILPQIASWWCGQEKERKHVLEDLASYVVKRIDRSHREHIYFCEFLSKDELKALKEEILENPNRFVAQEKISFSTAPNFVEDKLEPRKILCRTFSIAKDNGYSVMPGGLVRVATEREELFVSNQRGGTSKDFWIVSDKKQNYLQNYSWNKSFSNQAESINDVPSNTAENLYWSGRYLGRTLFTARYLRMVLNQMTHVQYHDDRKSESESLKILFQSITNITSTFPGFTGENEEEALKNPIKEIKALTIDNQRIGGFAQSMQSFNNSYYSLRNLWSKDMWRVFDGIQKQLTKLKEEENYSVTTLSKFFDKIITRLIAFMALSEESILVRQGLLLYFIGLQIEQASMTIEKFRSLIIVNYNEDLEYEILESLLNSHESLNIYRYSYKSYLSIENVLKLLLLDKEYSRSLMYQIQRIKKDIDRLPKGDTNLEMTNCQKNIDTVFNKIQSLSLEKILEIDKESNMRKNLDTLLSDLSDLLHLTSLSVSDTYFNHSQQQKQLVDRKISN
- a CDS encoding DUF2126 domain-containing protein, with protein sequence MALKIVISHKTTYKYDRKVSLSPHIFRLRPAPHSRTPIESYSIKITPEEQFFNWQQDPFGNYVARLVFPEKTDEMSIDVEIIADLKTINPFDFFIEEYAEEYPFVYTDTVKKELQPYLEITDKGKLLEEFIKTIDYTPRKTIYFLIDINQKIYEFLNYNIRMDPGVQTCEETLNQKNGSCRDYAWLFVQTLRHLGFGARFVSGYLVQLKSDEKSLDGPSGPEEDFTDLHAWAEVYLPGAGWIGFDATSGLLASEGHIPLACTPSFESAAPVSGMTDKCETEFFFENKVTRILESPRVTKPYTEEQWDAVYKLGNKVEKQLEKGDVRLTMGGEPTFISIDDLESPEWNTTADGPNKRKLAGDLTKGLYDKFGNGAVLHHAQGKWYPGEPLPRWQIEICWRKDGRPIWYNKKFLSSYADNPIVPENSDKLFLETLSKYLRVSTEHILPSYEDPFYHLWEQGNLPIDIDPAKDKDGSLARKKLHEIYEKGASTPVGHLLPLNKTEDKWFSSAWTFRRQHIFLTPGNSPMGLRLPLDSLMEKPEHEIFPIHEPDLFSKKKRLPSFKNIVKKRYQEFLYYGLELNRPNYFVRTALCAEIRDQKLYLFLPPLETAEMFLDLIASIELTARELNVPVIMEGYEPPHDNRLESLKITPDPAVIEVNVHPVTNWKDLCKNTFTFYDEAKKARLGTEKFMLDGKHTGTGGGNHVTLGGTSPADSPLLRKPSLLRSLLTFWQHHPGLTYLFSGSFVGPTSQAPRIDEARLDNLYELEIAFNQIPKDGEVPFWLTDRLFRHLLTDLTGNTHRAEFCIDKLYSPDSSTGRLGILELRGFDMPPHPKMSLVQMLLVRTLVAWFWKKPYEHNLVRWGTELHDKFLIEHYVREDIKDIVDQLNKAGYDFKEDWFDPFFEFRFPLHGMVDINNIHLELRAGIEPWNVLGEEMTGGGTARYVDSSLERLQVKVSHFNEDRFVLSCNGVKVQLNSTGVHGEYVAGVRYKAWDPFSALHPTIPVDTPLVFDIVDTWNKRSIGGCTYFVAHPGGRSYDEYPVNSYEAESRRINRFWEFGHTQGEIDPIESINPNTETPDRSVEPNSSSKRFKFKELPVNFEFPYTLDLRKK
- the mce gene encoding methylmalonyl-CoA epimerase, whose product is MNISHIEHLGIAVENLEESIKYYEEVLGLKCYSIEEVVDQKVKTAFFLVGGTKIELLESTSPDGPIGKFIEKKGQGIHHIAFAVPNATEALKTAEERGVRLVDKVSRKGAEGLNIGFLHPKSTLGVLTELCSKE